One segment of Gammaproteobacteria bacterium DNA contains the following:
- a CDS encoding glycosyl hydrolase family 57 → MSQLPEYVDGLPNICGSEPLIEQTLRTSADRPVFLPESRVDFGHIRATCAIALHMHQPLIPAGGHDLQTAGMISNLKYMMDNQGIGDNYNAPVFHWCYKRIGEFVPQLISEGKEPRVMLEYSGTLFHGLRDMGLHDVFDALKNATCNPDFRRGVEWLGCPWGHAVAPSTPAQDFRLHVKAWQHHFAAIFGLEALERVRGFSPSEMALPNHPDTAYDYIKTLVDCGFQWVLVQEHTVEQPENGWGPEKKHLPHRLVCTNSKGETVSIIAVIKTQGSDTKLVAQMQPYYEAKGLSRWELAGKSVPPLVTQIADGENGGVMMNEFPGMFFQVMHEASGSDVPMMNATEYLEHLFAMGIKESDLPTLQPLLQKRIWERFKPGDGPEKLEQTIAELKKEDGRFHMEGGSWTNDISWVRGYDNVLGPMEKASSTFYEKVLKPKVPTTDPRYRNALFHLMSSQTSCYRYWGQGLWTDYGREICRRASAVAESI, encoded by the coding sequence ATGAGTCAACTTCCGGAATACGTCGATGGTTTGCCCAATATTTGCGGCTCGGAACCTTTGATTGAACAAACCTTGCGTACTAGCGCTGACCGGCCGGTATTCCTGCCCGAGAGTCGGGTGGATTTCGGTCACATTCGCGCCACCTGCGCCATTGCTCTGCACATGCATCAACCGTTAATTCCTGCGGGTGGGCATGATTTGCAGACGGCGGGTATGATCAGCAATCTCAAGTACATGATGGACAATCAGGGGATTGGCGATAACTACAATGCCCCGGTTTTCCACTGGTGCTACAAGCGCATTGGCGAATTCGTTCCGCAATTGATCAGCGAAGGCAAGGAGCCGCGCGTGATGCTGGAATACTCCGGTACGCTGTTCCACGGTTTGCGCGACATGGGTTTGCACGATGTTTTCGATGCGCTTAAGAACGCGACCTGTAACCCGGATTTTCGACGCGGCGTAGAGTGGCTGGGCTGTCCCTGGGGTCATGCAGTCGCGCCTTCGACCCCGGCGCAGGATTTCCGCTTGCACGTCAAAGCCTGGCAGCATCATTTTGCGGCAATCTTTGGTCTGGAGGCGCTGGAGCGGGTGCGCGGCTTCTCGCCCTCGGAAATGGCGCTGCCCAATCATCCTGATACGGCTTACGATTATATCAAGACTTTGGTGGACTGCGGTTTCCAATGGGTCCTGGTGCAGGAACACACGGTGGAACAACCGGAGAATGGTTGGGGACCGGAGAAGAAGCATCTGCCGCACCGATTGGTCTGCACCAATTCCAAGGGCGAAACGGTCAGCATTATCGCTGTGATCAAAACCCAGGGCAGCGACACTAAACTCGTGGCGCAAATGCAGCCTTATTACGAAGCCAAGGGATTATCGCGCTGGGAACTGGCGGGCAAGTCCGTGCCGCCGCTGGTGACTCAGATTGCCGATGGCGAAAATGGCGGCGTAATGATGAACGAGTTCCCCGGCATGTTTTTCCAGGTCATGCACGAAGCGTCCGGGTCGGATGTGCCGATGATGAACGCCACCGAATATCTCGAACATCTGTTCGCGATGGGCATTAAGGAAAGTGATCTGCCCACTTTGCAACCGTTGCTCCAGAAGCGCATCTGGGAGCGGTTTAAACCGGGCGACGGTCCGGAGAAACTGGAACAAACTATCGCTGAACTTAAAAAGGAAGATGGTCGTTTCCACATGGAAGGCGGCAGTTGGACCAATGATATTTCCTGGGTGCGCGGCTACGATAATGTCCTCGGCCCGATGGAAAAGGCCAGTTCGACCTTTTATGAAAAGGTGTTGAAACCGAAAGTGCCGACGACCGATCCACGCTATCGCAATGCGTTGTTCCATCTCATGTCCTCGCAGACCAGTTGCTACCGGTACTGGGGACAGGGATTGTGGACCGATTACGGTCGCGAAATCTGTCGGCGGGCCAGCGCCGTTGCTGAGAGCATTTAG
- a CDS encoding substrate-binding domain-containing protein: MLSRLFILALIGFAACATPFMSFAQSVDMNRDKIALVMKALSNPFFSRMEAGAKEYADENGIVLEVFGTELETDVEYQISIIDNLITRNYGAIVIAPVDSHKLIPSVKKAIDRGITVINIDNPLDQKTLAQQGLNIPFVGSDNAKGAALVGHYLRRQMQGKGRVIIIEGIRGVENADRRKAGFTKAITTGGGIEIVDSVSANWHTEDAFTQMTELLEKHGAVDAVFCANDQMALGVLQALDSHAQTAPILIAGYDNIEAARNELRNGRMHATVEQHPELMGRYGIALAHEAMQGRPIPAYQETPLDLITHDSFGKRIALAVSEMANPFFTALFKGAQTHAGLHGVELLHSDAKNDDAQQLVAIQNFIGQKVDFLIVNPTNSQAVQPGIEMAHSAQIPVITVDRKEDSGQVLSHIASDNIAGGQLAAEYLIRQLPKGGAIVEFEGIPGTSASYERGKGFNDRIAQHDNLKIVKREVAYFSRDEARIIMQRLLAANQTTFDAIFAHNDNMILGVLDALQAAHVVQRPLLIGFDAIPEARQAITENKLSATIAQNPRLMGVLAVDTAVKALRGEKVATFIPVELELIKSSQ; the protein is encoded by the coding sequence ATGTTAAGCCGTTTATTCATACTTGCGCTGATCGGGTTCGCTGCATGTGCAACACCCTTCATGAGTTTTGCGCAATCAGTTGACATGAACCGGGATAAGATCGCCCTGGTCATGAAAGCCCTGTCTAACCCATTCTTTTCCAGAATGGAAGCTGGGGCTAAAGAGTATGCCGATGAAAACGGCATTGTTCTGGAGGTGTTTGGCACTGAATTGGAAACCGACGTCGAATATCAAATCAGTATTATTGACAATCTCATCACCCGCAATTACGGCGCCATCGTAATTGCCCCTGTGGACTCGCACAAGCTGATACCGTCGGTTAAAAAAGCAATTGATCGAGGCATTACGGTTATTAATATCGATAACCCCCTGGATCAGAAGACTCTGGCGCAGCAGGGCCTGAACATCCCCTTCGTGGGTTCCGACAATGCCAAAGGCGCTGCACTGGTAGGCCACTACCTGCGCCGCCAAATGCAGGGGAAAGGCCGCGTCATCATTATCGAAGGCATCCGGGGCGTAGAAAATGCGGATCGGCGCAAAGCCGGTTTTACGAAAGCTATTACCACGGGCGGCGGAATTGAAATTGTGGACTCCGTCAGCGCCAACTGGCATACCGAAGACGCTTTTACGCAGATGACCGAGCTATTGGAGAAGCACGGCGCAGTAGATGCTGTCTTCTGCGCCAACGACCAAATGGCGCTTGGGGTATTGCAAGCACTGGATTCGCATGCTCAAACAGCACCCATTCTCATCGCTGGCTATGACAACATCGAAGCAGCGCGCAACGAACTGCGCAATGGCCGGATGCATGCTACGGTTGAGCAACATCCCGAGCTGATGGGTCGTTACGGAATAGCTCTAGCGCACGAAGCGATGCAGGGCCGCCCGATCCCAGCCTATCAGGAAACCCCACTGGACCTGATCACTCACGACAGTTTCGGCAAGCGGATCGCTCTGGCGGTGTCGGAAATGGCCAATCCATTTTTCACGGCCTTGTTCAAAGGCGCTCAGACGCATGCTGGACTGCATGGAGTGGAGCTGCTGCACTCGGACGCCAAGAACGATGATGCCCAACAACTGGTGGCTATTCAGAATTTCATCGGCCAAAAAGTCGATTTCCTGATCGTCAATCCCACCAACTCGCAAGCGGTGCAACCCGGGATTGAAATGGCGCACAGCGCCCAAATTCCGGTCATTACGGTAGATCGTAAGGAGGACAGCGGCCAAGTCCTTTCACATATTGCCTCCGATAACATCGCCGGCGGACAACTTGCGGCGGAATATCTGATCCGCCAACTGCCCAAGGGCGGCGCTATTGTGGAATTCGAGGGTATCCCCGGAACTTCAGCCAGTTATGAGCGTGGAAAAGGCTTTAACGATCGGATCGCGCAGCACGACAATCTAAAAATTGTCAAGCGTGAAGTTGCCTATTTCAGCCGCGATGAAGCTCGCATCATCATGCAACGCTTGCTGGCCGCAAATCAAACAACGTTCGACGCAATTTTCGCTCACAACGACAATATGATTTTAGGTGTGCTGGACGCCTTGCAAGCAGCTCATGTTGTGCAACGCCCATTGCTAATCGGATTTGATGCAATCCCCGAAGCTCGACAGGCTATCACAGAAAACAAACTGTCCGCGACGATCGCGCAAAACCCACGGCTAATGGGCGTTTTAGCGGTTGATACCGCAGTCAAGGCATTACGCGGAGAAAAAGTCGCAACTTTTATCCCGGTCGAACTCGAATTGATAAAAAGCTCTCAATAG
- the glgA gene encoding glycogen synthase GlgA, with product MYIVQIAPECAPVAKVGGLADVVFGLSRELEIRGNEVHIILPKYDCMRYDHIWGLQVSMKDLWVPWYNGAVHCSVWFGFVHGRKCFFIEPHSQDNFFNRGHFYGFSDDVSHFAFFSKAALEFLHKDNRRPDIIHCHDWQTGLVPVLLFEQYAHGGMHWQRVCYTIHNFKHQGLTGEYALWATGLTNIAHYFNYDRLRDNFNHTAVNLMKGGIVYSNFVTTVSPAHAHEARFTDQGSGLSHTLNVHQSKFGGVLNGIDYEVWNPEIDPHIASRYNIETLDKKYENKDALRDRLWLSKDFKPIIAYVGRLDSQKGVDLIHHAIFYALRNNAQFVLLGSSPEPNINHHFWNLKRHLNDSPDCHLELGFNEELSHLIYAGADMVVMPSLFEPCGLTQMIALKYGTVPIVRAVGGLQDTVFDKDYDGRPWEARNGFVFHNADHAGLESAMHRAIALWFAYPDDFRELMIHGMQCDYSWCRPGQDYLNIYDLIRCK from the coding sequence ATGTATATTGTACAAATTGCTCCCGAATGCGCCCCGGTGGCCAAAGTCGGCGGCTTGGCGGATGTCGTTTTCGGCCTGTCCCGGGAACTGGAAATTCGCGGCAATGAAGTCCACATCATTTTACCGAAATATGACTGCATGCGTTATGACCACATCTGGGGTCTGCAAGTCAGCATGAAGGATCTGTGGGTACCCTGGTATAACGGGGCGGTTCATTGTTCAGTGTGGTTCGGCTTCGTCCACGGCCGCAAGTGCTTTTTCATCGAGCCGCATTCGCAGGACAATTTTTTCAATCGCGGCCATTTCTACGGTTTCTCGGATGATGTTAGCCACTTCGCGTTTTTCAGCAAAGCGGCGCTGGAATTCCTGCACAAGGACAACCGTCGGCCGGATATCATCCACTGTCACGACTGGCAGACGGGTTTAGTACCTGTGTTGTTGTTCGAACAATACGCGCATGGCGGCATGCACTGGCAGCGCGTTTGCTATACCATCCATAACTTCAAGCATCAGGGACTGACCGGCGAGTATGCGCTATGGGCTACCGGTCTGACCAACATTGCTCATTATTTCAACTACGACCGGCTGCGCGACAACTTCAACCATACCGCGGTCAATCTGATGAAGGGCGGTATTGTCTACTCTAATTTCGTGACGACCGTGTCGCCCGCCCATGCCCACGAGGCGCGCTTTACTGATCAGGGCAGCGGATTGAGCCATACTCTGAATGTGCATCAGAGTAAATTCGGCGGGGTGCTGAATGGCATTGACTATGAGGTGTGGAATCCCGAAATCGATCCGCATATCGCCAGCCGCTATAATATCGAGACTCTGGATAAAAAGTACGAAAACAAGGATGCGCTGCGCGACCGGCTGTGGCTGAGCAAGGATTTCAAGCCGATTATCGCCTACGTGGGCCGGCTCGACAGCCAGAAAGGCGTTGATCTGATCCATCACGCCATCTTCTACGCCCTGCGTAATAATGCTCAGTTTGTGCTGCTCGGCTCCAGCCCGGAACCGAATATTAACCACCATTTCTGGAATCTGAAGCGCCATCTCAACGACAGTCCCGATTGCCACCTTGAACTTGGATTCAATGAAGAACTGTCGCATTTAATCTACGCTGGGGCGGATATGGTGGTCATGCCCAGCCTGTTTGAACCCTGTGGTCTCACACAGATGATCGCGCTGAAATACGGCACCGTGCCGATTGTGCGGGCGGTCGGCGGTCTTCAGGATACGGTATTCGACAAGGATTATGATGGCCGGCCCTGGGAAGCGCGTAATGGCTTTGTCTTTCATAACGCGGATCATGCCGGTCTCGAATCCGCCATGCACCGCGCCATTGCCCTGTGGTTCGCTTACCCTGACGATTTCCGGGAATTGATGATCCACGGCATGCAGTGCGACTACTCCTGGTGTCGACCCGGTCAGGATTATCTCAACATCTACGATCTGATCCGTTGCAAGTAA
- a CDS encoding alpha-amylase, with translation MIVYNLFPLLAGPCSQWTSHFQRAADMGFDWIFINPVQKPGYSGSLYSIVDYFDLHPLLADPESKLPLEQQLKTALAAADKLGLKVMVDLVINHCAFDSELTRQHPEWFVREGDGSVAHPFCMEDGRKVVWGDLALFNHQHTSDPEGLYRYFFKIVEYLMQLGFKGFRCDAAYQIPRNTWNRLIREIRQKYPDTMFAAETLGCTADQTKQTAQAGFDFVFNSSKWWDFHGTWLLEQYQLVREIAPSISFPESHDTDRLFQEVNGNVAAMKQRYLFSALFSAGVMIPIGFEYGFRRRLHVVETRPSDWEQPNTDLCEFITKVNAIKRQYSIFQEECPTSILPYQNPNILLMWKASARSQEEALIVLNKDPWNHQYFYAENIGTYIQAGAPLQDVSPEYTLEYIPRPFSYDLRPGQAFVMVASRDHLPQQ, from the coding sequence ATGATCGTTTACAACCTCTTTCCCTTGCTGGCGGGTCCTTGCAGCCAGTGGACGTCTCATTTCCAACGCGCCGCCGATATGGGGTTTGACTGGATTTTTATCAACCCGGTGCAAAAGCCGGGCTACTCGGGCAGCTTGTATTCCATTGTCGATTATTTCGATCTTCACCCTCTGCTGGCTGACCCGGAATCCAAACTTCCCCTTGAACAGCAACTCAAGACAGCGCTCGCTGCGGCTGACAAGCTGGGGCTTAAAGTGATGGTGGATCTGGTGATCAACCACTGCGCCTTTGATTCGGAACTGACTCGTCAGCATCCGGAATGGTTCGTCCGTGAAGGGGACGGTAGCGTTGCCCATCCGTTCTGCATGGAGGACGGGCGCAAGGTGGTGTGGGGCGATCTGGCGTTGTTCAATCACCAGCACACCTCTGACCCGGAGGGTCTCTATCGCTACTTCTTCAAAATTGTCGAATATCTGATGCAGCTGGGTTTCAAGGGCTTCCGTTGCGACGCCGCTTACCAGATTCCCCGCAATACCTGGAACCGGCTGATTCGCGAAATTCGGCAGAAGTATCCCGACACCATGTTCGCCGCGGAAACCCTGGGCTGCACTGCTGATCAGACCAAGCAAACGGCGCAAGCTGGTTTCGATTTTGTGTTTAACAGCTCTAAATGGTGGGATTTCCACGGCACCTGGCTGTTAGAGCAGTATCAACTGGTGCGCGAAATTGCTCCGTCCATCAGTTTCCCGGAAAGCCATGACACCGACCGGTTGTTTCAGGAAGTCAATGGCAATGTAGCCGCCATGAAGCAGCGCTATCTGTTTTCCGCCCTGTTTTCCGCGGGCGTGATGATTCCCATTGGTTTTGAATATGGCTTCCGCCGCCGCTTGCATGTGGTCGAAACCCGGCCCAGCGACTGGGAGCAACCGAATACGGACCTCTGCGAGTTCATCACAAAAGTGAATGCGATCAAGCGGCAATATTCCATTTTCCAGGAAGAGTGCCCGACCAGCATTTTGCCCTACCAGAACCCCAACATCTTGTTGATGTGGAAGGCTTCGGCCCGCAGCCAGGAAGAGGCGCTGATCGTCCTAAACAAGGATCCGTGGAATCATCAGTATTTCTATGCTGAAAATATCGGCACCTACATCCAGGCGGGTGCTCCGCTGCAAGATGTATCTCCTGAGTACACCCTGGAATACATTCCACGACCGTTTTCCTACGATCTGCGGCCTGGGCAGGCATTTGTCATGGTCGCCAGCCGCGATCATTTACCGCAGCAATAG
- a CDS encoding TlpA family protein disulfide reductase — protein sequence MKLNKEMLIAGIALIVILVFAAIWFMPAGLREAPPLVGKTLDGRTLTLEQLRGRPVLVTFWATTCPSCIEEMPHLIELYRDLNSKGLEIIGVAMAYDPPAQVRAMAEQRQIPYPIVLDSEERIAREFDNVQVTPTTVLISPEGRIVHYQLGLLDMPKLRDAIEAML from the coding sequence GTGAAGCTCAACAAAGAAATGCTCATCGCCGGCATCGCCCTGATCGTGATTCTCGTCTTCGCCGCGATCTGGTTCATGCCCGCCGGTCTGCGCGAAGCGCCGCCCCTGGTCGGAAAAACGCTGGACGGACGCACCCTGACCTTGGAACAGTTACGCGGCAGGCCCGTGCTGGTGACCTTCTGGGCCACGACCTGCCCGTCCTGCATCGAGGAAATGCCCCATCTGATCGAGTTATACCGGGACTTAAACTCCAAGGGATTGGAAATCATCGGCGTAGCGATGGCTTATGATCCGCCCGCCCAAGTGCGGGCGATGGCCGAGCAGCGCCAGATTCCTTATCCCATCGTGCTGGACAGCGAGGAACGCATTGCCCGCGAGTTCGATAATGTGCAGGTTACGCCAACCACGGTGCTTATTTCGCCCGAAGGGCGGATTGTGCATTATCAGCTCGGGCTGCTGGATATGCCGAAACTGCGGGATGCCATCGAAGCCATGCTGTAG
- a CDS encoding nitroreductase family protein, which translates to MLEKLALTSTPIADLIARRWSPRAIDPNQPVSREQVLALLEAARWAPSCFGDQPWRYLVWDRFRDAAAWQQAFECLAEGNQIWVRNAPVLLLSVAAPHFGHNNKPNRWAQYDTGAASENLCLQATALGLAAHQMGGFDPDKVKVTFNIPADHICMAMIAVGHPGPVEVLTDALREKEQAPRERKPLAQIAFDGRWEQSFPQE; encoded by the coding sequence ATGCTGGAAAAACTGGCTCTGACCTCAACCCCGATCGCCGATTTGATTGCACGTCGCTGGAGTCCGCGCGCCATCGATCCGAATCAGCCCGTCAGCCGCGAACAGGTGCTGGCGTTGCTGGAAGCAGCGCGCTGGGCGCCGTCCTGCTTTGGCGATCAACCCTGGCGCTATCTGGTCTGGGACCGATTCCGTGACGCCGCCGCCTGGCAACAGGCTTTTGAATGCCTAGCGGAAGGTAATCAAATCTGGGTCAGAAACGCGCCGGTGCTGTTGTTGTCGGTGGCCGCGCCCCATTTTGGGCACAACAATAAACCCAACCGCTGGGCACAGTACGATACCGGCGCCGCTAGTGAGAATCTCTGTTTGCAAGCCACTGCCCTGGGTTTGGCGGCGCATCAGATGGGTGGGTTCGATCCGGATAAGGTCAAGGTGACATTTAATATCCCGGCGGATCATATCTGTATGGCGATGATCGCCGTGGGTCACCCAGGGCCGGTCGAGGTGTTAACCGATGCGCTACGCGAAAAAGAGCAAGCGCCTCGGGAGCGCAAACCGTTGGCGCAAATTGCGTTCGACGGTCGCTGGGAACAGAGTTTCCCGCAGGAGTGA
- a CDS encoding glycoside hydrolase family 57, protein MADTLYHALVLNLHQPHGNLEHLLQHNEWEAREILFATDRIPRSLTDYQDVGRVHLALSATLLETLTHSDFQSRAYGIVDCSALIWSLCNSPAIDMLGTAYYHPVMPLIPPADWPAQLERWRGFARRLFYNSDFQGFWPPEMGFCMEMIPLLRRLGYRYVLVDSEHVKPVEPMRWEDVRYRPHIAQYGGEEITVIVRDRDLSNAQESGMEFEWFDKEVRERTKNCNFPPLVTTCSDGQNGGWFRNVTPGSNFWDAFYKPLMEKTRTGASAIQPVFIKDYLDRFGARGEVTVGPGAWNTGWHDGNDFVQWTGTQAQKDALTRVDEVSQAIHGALSNATNIGSHNPELLTLLEEARWRVLRAETSCNFFWGDAWVMRCHSDLDQACECLERASACFN, encoded by the coding sequence ATGGCGGATACACTCTACCATGCGTTGGTGCTGAACCTTCATCAACCGCACGGTAATCTGGAACACCTGTTACAGCATAATGAATGGGAAGCGCGGGAAATTCTGTTCGCTACGGACCGGATTCCCCGCTCGCTGACCGACTATCAGGATGTAGGCCGGGTCCACCTGGCCCTGTCGGCGACTCTGCTGGAAACCTTGACCCATTCGGATTTTCAGAGCCGGGCCTATGGCATCGTCGATTGCAGCGCGCTGATTTGGAGCCTGTGCAATAGCCCGGCGATCGACATGCTGGGCACCGCCTATTATCACCCGGTCATGCCACTGATTCCGCCAGCCGACTGGCCGGCGCAATTGGAGCGGTGGCGGGGATTTGCCCGTCGGCTGTTTTATAACAGCGACTTCCAGGGATTCTGGCCGCCGGAAATGGGCTTTTGCATGGAGATGATCCCATTGTTGCGGCGACTGGGTTATCGCTATGTCCTGGTGGACAGTGAACATGTCAAACCGGTGGAGCCGATGCGTTGGGAAGATGTGCGCTATCGGCCACATATCGCGCAGTACGGCGGCGAGGAAATAACCGTTATTGTGCGTGATCGCGATCTGTCGAATGCCCAGGAGTCAGGCATGGAGTTTGAGTGGTTTGACAAGGAAGTCCGGGAACGCACTAAGAATTGCAACTTCCCGCCCTTGGTGACGACCTGTAGCGATGGCCAGAATGGCGGCTGGTTCCGCAACGTCACGCCAGGCAGCAACTTCTGGGATGCGTTCTACAAGCCGCTCATGGAAAAAACGCGAACTGGAGCGAGCGCTATTCAACCGGTCTTTATCAAGGATTATCTGGACCGGTTCGGCGCACGAGGCGAGGTCACGGTCGGGCCGGGCGCCTGGAATACCGGCTGGCATGACGGCAACGATTTTGTGCAATGGACTGGAACCCAGGCGCAGAAAGATGCGCTGACCCGGGTGGACGAGGTCAGCCAGGCGATACACGGCGCACTGAGCAACGCCACGAATATCGGTTCGCATAACCCGGAATTACTGACTTTATTGGAGGAAGCGCGCTGGCGGGTCCTGCGGGCGGAAACCAGTTGCAACTTCTTTTGGGGCGACGCCTGGGTGATGCGTTGTCACTCTGATCTCGACCAGGCCTGTGAGTGTCTGGAGCGGGCCAGCGCCTGTTTTAATTGA